Proteins found in one Coffea eugenioides isolate CCC68of chromosome 5, Ceug_1.0, whole genome shotgun sequence genomic segment:
- the LOC113771942 gene encoding putative F-box/FBD/LRR-repeat protein At5g22670 — protein MGSNLPETSSKNRKIFEGEEITNEAQDGISQLPDDILCHILSLLPTKFAAQTGILSKRWKELWLSVPVLEFQMHLWANYEGNMKAFDSFAKTKIESFTNFLNRLLVVCDTSGIKKFGLVCDHPVDPRCLDNWLSALHDVQELDLEIWELGEFQWSPFADNSLEILKLGCGLLLNFPSTVSFPRLKILHLHSTTYAGNASVEKLLSSCPVLEDLQISRTLRIL, from the coding sequence ATGGGCTCGAATTTGCCGGAGACATCTTCAAAGAATCGAAAGATCTTTGAAGGAGAAGAAATCACTAACGAAGCACAAGATGGAATAAGCCAATTACCTGATGACATTCTGTGTCACATACTCTCCCTTCTTCCGACTAAATTTGCAGCACAAACCGGGATTTTATCTAAACGATGGAAGGAACTTTGGCTTTCAGTACCTGTTCTTGAATTTCAGATGCATCTATGGGCAAATTATGAGGGTAACATGAAAGCTTTTGATAGCTTTGCAAAGACTAAAATTGAGAGCTTCACAAATTTTCTGAATCGACTTTTGGTTGTTTGTGACACTTCAGGCATTAAAAAGTTCGGATTGGTATGTGATCACCCGGTTGACCCTAGATGCCTCGACAATTGGTTGTCTGCTTTGCATGATGTTCAAGAACTTGATCTTGAAATATGGGAGCTCGGGGAGTTCCAGTGGAGTCCCTTTGCAGATAACTCGCTGGAAATCTTGAAACTGGGTTGTGGTCTTTTGCTCAACTTCCCGTCTACTGTTTCTTTTCCACGTCTTAAGATTCTTCATCTTCATTCAACCACATATGCGGGCAATGCATCAGTTGAAAAGTTACTTTCTTCTTGCCCTGTCCTTGAGGATTTGCAGATATCCAGGACGTTACGAATTTTGTGA
- the LOC113770798 gene encoding putative F-box/FBD/LRR-repeat protein At5g44950 has protein sequence MSDSIQVSSMASVTESRIAVCKILEDDSRTAEQISNYESNVCGIFRSIPNVKRLSIGEFTMESTSESLDRRLPVFQNLVRLEINLDGVNGAMLLPELLEISPKLESLILPQGITSPGLMGFNPQENQGISYSWNPPQNVPECLLFSLNNVEIRRITGRVEEEVKLLKYFLENALVLEKITICYEEFEVSGGPMDTTNHPAARRLDDRVSFIDKLMNCAKGSAACQLDVQMPELSL, from the exons ATGTCGGATTCAATTCAGGTTAGTTCCATGGCCAGTGTAACCGAATCACGCATTGCTGTTTGCAAAATATTAGAAGATGATAGTCGGACAGCAGAACAAATAAGTAACTATGAAAGCAATGTATGCGGAATATTTCGAAGTATCCCGAATGTGAAGCGTTTATCAATAGGCGAATTTACCATGGAA TCCACGAGTGAATCTCTCGATAGAAGGCTGCCGGTGTTCCAGAACTTGGTCCGCCTGGAGATCAATTTGGATGGGGTGAATGGCGCTATGCTACTGCCAGAATTGCTCGAAATCTCTCCTAAACTAGAAAGCCTCATCTTGCCTCAG GGGATTACCAGTCCAGGTCTAATGGGGTTTAACCCCCAGGAGAATCAAGGTATAAGCTACAGTTGGAATCCTCCACAAAATGTGCCTGAATGCTTGCTATTTAGCCTGAATAACGTGGAAATTCGGCGAATTACTGGTAGAGTAGAGGAAGAAGTGAAGCtgttaaaatattttttggaaaaTGCATTGGTTCTAGAGAAGATAACGATTTGTTATGAAGAATTTGAGGTTTCCGGCGGACCGATGGATACTACTAATCATCCAGCTGCTCGTCGGCTTGATGATCGCGTGTCCTTCATAGACAAATTGATGAACTGCGCTAAGGGATCGGCTGCTTGTCAGCTTGACGTCCAAATGCCTGAACTATCACTCTGA
- the LOC113772482 gene encoding probable FBD-associated F-box protein At1g32375 produces MAPVTNSASIATSSSKRRKYLEAGKTVESEDRISYLPPEVLCRILSLLPTKYAVGTSVLSTRWKYLWVSVSSYDFDDELLFLPAKHSGEDKCHFLNFVDRVLILQKAPSVKKFRLKCSQEYDTSRINMWISFAIMHDVEELDIRVFMKDSLALPRSFFDCKTLVVLKLSSNLNIGSSLPICFPNLKTLDLCSLDCLDDSLMKKIIAGCPILEELRIKRSALDKIQNLCVQSSSLRRLMLYCCIACPKDHKYSVVIESPCLQFLDLGDYISEDFNVNELSQLSEARLSVAQIYKQSIPSDDYGENLIGNLLCKISNVRRLKLSHHINKSVACALEAGSCLCTYPNLTCLEVELEGSWQFVFDLLESSPNLEVLVCTKVRRCTQIGKGPQVPHCCIWKPPDSIPSCISSRLGKIQLAGFDGCQVEMRLVQYILKSAKFLQELKITSHKLDLKLQSSILKELLLFPRGSVSCQIEFS; encoded by the exons ATGGCTCCAGTTACAAATTCTGCCAGTATTGCAACTTCCAGTTCAAAACGTAGAAAATATCTTGAGGCAGGCAAAACTGTAGAATCTGAGGACCGGATCAGTTACTTACCACCCGAAGTTCTGTGCCGCATACTCTCATTGCTTCCAACTAAGTATGCTGTTGGCACCAGCGTCTTGTCAACAAGATGGAAGTACCTTTGGGTTTCAGTCTCAAGCTATGACTTTGATGATGAATTGTTGTTCCTTCCTGCCAAGCATTCTGGCGAGGATAAGTGTCACTTCTTGAACTTTGTTGATAGAGTTTTGATTCTTCAAAAGGCTCCATCTGTGAAAAAATTTCGCCTCAAGTGCTCTCAAGAATATGACACTTCGCGCATTAATATGTGGATCTCCTTTGCAATTATGCATGATGTGGAAGAGCTCGATATCAGAGTTTTTATGAAAGACTCCCTGGCACTGCCTCGAAGCTTTTTTGATTGCAAAACGCTTGTTGTCTTGAAGCTAAGCTCTAACCTCAACATTGGTTCTTCTCTGCCAATTTGCttcccaaacttgaagaccCTTGACCTCTGTTCTCTTGATTGTCTAGATGACAGCTTGATGAAGAAAATTATTGCTGGTTGCCCTATTCTTGAAGAATTGAGGATCAAAAGAAGTGCCCTTGATAAGATACAGAATCTATGTGTACAATCATCTTCTTTGAGAAGACTAATGTTGTACTGTTGCATAGCTTGTCCAAAAGATCACAAATACAGTGTTGTGATTGAATCACCATGCCTTCAGTTCCTTGATCTTGGAGATTATATATCTGAAGACTTCAATGTCAATGAACTATCTCAACTTTCTGAAGCACGCCTTAGTGTGGCTCAGATATACAAGCAATCCATTCCAAGTGACGACTATGGTGAGAATTTGATTGGAAATTTGCTATGTAAAATCTCCAACGTCAGGCGTCTGAAGTTGTCTCATCACATTAACAAG TCTGTTGCCTGTGCCCTTGAAGCTGGTAGTTGCCTGTGTACATATCCTAACTTGACCTGTTTGGAAGTGGAACTTGAAGGAAGCTGGCAGTTTGTGTTTGATTTGCTTGAAAGTTCTCCTAATTTAGAAGTTCTTGTCTGTACTAAG GTAAGGAGGTGCACTCAAATTGGAAAAGGTCCTCAAGTTCCACACTGCTGCATATGGAAGCCTCCAGATTCTATCCCCAGCTGTATCTCCTCACGCCTTGGAAAAATTCAACTTGCTGGATTTGATGGGTGCCAAGTTGAGATGAGACTCGTCCAATACATTTTGAAGAGCGCAAAGTTTCTGCAGGAATTGAAAATTACTTCTCACAAACTAGATCTAAAGTTGCAGTCAAGCATTCTCAAGGAGCTTTTATTGTTTCCCAGAGGATCAGTCTCCTGCCAAATTGAATTTTCTTGA
- the LOC113771943 gene encoding ethylene-responsive transcription factor CRF3-like, whose translation MTPQSDNLAKKNMTIRKIRVLYSDPAATDSSSDEEQSSHEKKPKRIIHEIVIDQKKMAPSQPKFKWDKKNKEKRFVGVRRRKFGKYAAEIRDPIKKKKIWLGTFKTAEEASEAYLAKQREFKALEGFQWEPIDCKQSYLSGSSDEDQLQSSMPTPEALGSPTHTRSESSHDSSSSMSKENLKVQCLEFDGGCVMGMFVPVPKGPEDYPGSEFFLPILDNQGFLLGEFSKLDDLSICLG comes from the coding sequence ATGACGCCTCAGTCCGACAACCTAGCAAAGAAAAACATGACAATCAGAAAGATCAGAGTACTATATTCAGACCCAGCTGCCACAGATTCTTCCTCAGATGAAGAACAAAGCAGCCATGAGAAGAAGCCAAAGCGTATAATTCACGAGATTGTGATTGACCAGAAAAAGATGGCTCCTTCGCAACCCAAGTTCAAGTGGGATAAGAAAAacaaggagaaaagatttgTTGGGGTTAGAAGAAGGAAATTTGGGAAGTATGCTGCTGAGATTAGAGACccaatcaaaaagaaaaaaatctggTTGGGAACTTTTAAGACTGCTGAGGAAGCCTCCGAAGCTTATCTTGCTAAGCAGCGTGAATTTAAGGCCCTAGAAGGATTCCAATGGGAGCCAATAGATTGTAAACAATCTTATCTGAGTGGATCATCGGATGAAGATCAATTGCAGTCTTCGATGCCTACGCCAGAGGCCTTGGGTTCACCTACGCATACCAGGAGTGAATCATCTCATGATTCCTCGTCTTCTATGAGCAAGGAGAATCTTAAGGTACAGTGTCTGGAATTTGACGGAGGTTGTGTGATGGGAATGTTTGTTCCAGTTCCCAAAGGCCCGGAGGACTATCCTGGATCAGAGTTCTTTTTGCCTATTCTTGACAACCAGGGTTTCTTGTTGGGGGAATTTAGCAAATTGGATGATCTCAGTATCTGCCTTGGTTGA
- the LOC113772481 gene encoding F-box/LRR-repeat protein At4g14103-like isoform X1 produces the protein MLFVVLDSPDFPALTQHWNQPSMGQQMRPAKMLKLLESGRRIPVMDGSEQQDVHAALNDEEGKDRISSLPDCILHYILSFLPTKEAVATGILARRWKDLWTAVPILDFDDSKLYSSHVNYWYPAEITRFMNFVERVLLLRDVSNIERFRLSCRVCFSASRVHAWISAAIRHNVKELDLCFFVDEPFLLPHRVFNCGSLSILNVEMNSIIQLPNSISCPGLKILHLGLVTFPDDISTQRLFSSCPVLEELAILDCDWINMRHISISIPSLRKLIIDDLPTFDSRDYCWGCEIKIDAGSLIFFKYSGYLSNDIHLIEVSSSVKALLHIPMVQEVQNPLMYSRLIKLFLELKNISSLGISGCTIESLFFREKMPNDLPAFQKLTRLELSMQLGVHSGGALMKFLLHLPNLESLNISKGLDPAMYLTEDDWTPKSAAKSFMSSLKTVVLRCFHGNSTEVCLLGYFLKHASSLERMIVFCHKSPLDDSKEQEDMKNELQSHPRVSEYCMIMFF, from the exons ATGCTCTTTGTTGTTTTGGACTCGCCAGATTTTCCTGCTTTAACCCAACACTG GAACCAGCCTAGCATGGGGCAGCAAATGAGACCAGCCAAAATGCTAAAATTGCTTGAATCAG GCCGAAGAATTCCAGTCATGGATGGCTCAGAACAGCAAGATGTTCATGCTGCACTGAATGATGAGGAAGGGAAAGATAGAATCAGCAGTTTACCTGATTGCATTCTTCACTAtattctctcttttcttcctacCAAGGAGGCTGTAGCAACTGGCATACTAGCAAGGCGGTGGAAGGATCTTTGGACTGCTGTTCCAATTCTGGACTTTGATGATTCTAAGCTCTACTCAAGCCATGTGAACTATTGGTATCCAGCTGAGATCACAAGATTTATGAATTTTGTTGAGAGGGTGCTTCTACTTAGAGATGTATCAAACATTGAAAGGTTCCGACTTTCATGTCGTGTTTGCTTTAGTGCATCTCGTGTTCATGCGTGGATTTCAGCAGCTATCAGACATAATGTTAAAGAGCTTGATCTTTGTTTCTTTGTAGATGAACCTTTTCTATTGCCTCACCGTGTTTTTAACTGTGGATCACTCTCAATCTTAAATGTAGAAATGAACAGCATCATTCAGCTACCCAATAGCATCTCTTGTCCAGGCCTTAAAATCTTGCACTTGGGTCTTGTCACATTTCCTGATGATATATCAACTCAGAGGCTATTTTCCTCCTGCCCAGTGCTTGAAGAATTGGCTATCTTGGATTGTGATTGGATTAATATGAGACATATTTCCATCTCGATTCCCTCACTAAGGAAATTGATAATAGATGATTTGCCAACCTTTGATTCTAGAGATTACTGTTGGGGCTGTGAAATTAAAATTGATGCTGGAAGCCTCATATTCTTTAAGTACAGTGGTTATCTAAGTAATGATATTCATCTAATTGAGGTTTCATCTTCAGTCAAGGCATTACTTCACATTCCAATGGTGCAAGAAGTGCAAAACCCACTAATGTATTCTCGCCTTATCAAGCTCTTTCTTGAGCTGAAAAATATCAGTTCTTTGGGAATCTCTGGTTGCACCATTGAG TCCCTCTTTTTCCGTGAAAAGATGCCAAATGACCTCCCGGCATTTCAGAAGTTGACTCGTTTAGAGTTGAGCATGCAGCTTGGCGTACATTCTGGTGGAGCATTGATGAAATTTTTACTGCACTTGCCAAATTTGGAGTCTCTTAATATTTCTAAG GGACTTGATCCTGCCATGTACCTCACTGAAGATGATTGGACACCCAAATCAGCAGCTAAAAGTTTCATGTCTAGCCTCAAGACTGTGGTCCTCCGATGTTTTCATGGCAACAGTACTGAAGTTTGTCTGTTGGGATACTTCCTGAAACATGCATCTTCCTTGGAGAGAATGATTGTGTTTTGTCACAAGAGCCCTTTAGATGATTCAAAAGAGCAGGAAGACATGAAGAATGAGTTGCAATCACATCCAAGAGTATCAGAATACTGTATGATCATGTTTTTTTGA
- the LOC113772481 gene encoding putative F-box/LRR-repeat protein At3g59230 isoform X3 codes for MLFVVLDSPDFPALTQHWNQPSMGQQMRPAKMLKLLESGRRIPVMDGSEQQDVHAALNDEEGKDRISSLPDCILHYILSFLPTKEAVATGILARRWKDLWTAVPILDFDDSKLYSSHVNYWYPAEITRFMNFVERVLLLRDVSNIERFRLSCRVCFSASRVHAWISAAIRHNVKELDLCFFVDEPFLLPHRVFNCGSLSILNVEMNSIIQLPNSISCPGLKILHLGLVTFPDDISTQRLFSSCPVLEELAILDCDWINMRHISISIPSLRKLIIDDLPTFDSRDYCWGCEIKIDAGSLIFFKYSGYLSNDIHLIEVSSSVKALLHIPMVQEVQNPLMYSRLIKLFLELKNISSLGISGCTIESLFFREKMPNDLPAFQKLTRLELSMQLGVHSGT; via the exons ATGCTCTTTGTTGTTTTGGACTCGCCAGATTTTCCTGCTTTAACCCAACACTG GAACCAGCCTAGCATGGGGCAGCAAATGAGACCAGCCAAAATGCTAAAATTGCTTGAATCAG GCCGAAGAATTCCAGTCATGGATGGCTCAGAACAGCAAGATGTTCATGCTGCACTGAATGATGAGGAAGGGAAAGATAGAATCAGCAGTTTACCTGATTGCATTCTTCACTAtattctctcttttcttcctacCAAGGAGGCTGTAGCAACTGGCATACTAGCAAGGCGGTGGAAGGATCTTTGGACTGCTGTTCCAATTCTGGACTTTGATGATTCTAAGCTCTACTCAAGCCATGTGAACTATTGGTATCCAGCTGAGATCACAAGATTTATGAATTTTGTTGAGAGGGTGCTTCTACTTAGAGATGTATCAAACATTGAAAGGTTCCGACTTTCATGTCGTGTTTGCTTTAGTGCATCTCGTGTTCATGCGTGGATTTCAGCAGCTATCAGACATAATGTTAAAGAGCTTGATCTTTGTTTCTTTGTAGATGAACCTTTTCTATTGCCTCACCGTGTTTTTAACTGTGGATCACTCTCAATCTTAAATGTAGAAATGAACAGCATCATTCAGCTACCCAATAGCATCTCTTGTCCAGGCCTTAAAATCTTGCACTTGGGTCTTGTCACATTTCCTGATGATATATCAACTCAGAGGCTATTTTCCTCCTGCCCAGTGCTTGAAGAATTGGCTATCTTGGATTGTGATTGGATTAATATGAGACATATTTCCATCTCGATTCCCTCACTAAGGAAATTGATAATAGATGATTTGCCAACCTTTGATTCTAGAGATTACTGTTGGGGCTGTGAAATTAAAATTGATGCTGGAAGCCTCATATTCTTTAAGTACAGTGGTTATCTAAGTAATGATATTCATCTAATTGAGGTTTCATCTTCAGTCAAGGCATTACTTCACATTCCAATGGTGCAAGAAGTGCAAAACCCACTAATGTATTCTCGCCTTATCAAGCTCTTTCTTGAGCTGAAAAATATCAGTTCTTTGGGAATCTCTGGTTGCACCATTGAG TCCCTCTTTTTCCGTGAAAAGATGCCAAATGACCTCCCGGCATTTCAGAAGTTGACTCGTTTAGAGTTGAGCATGCAGCTTGGCGTACATTCTG GGACTTGA
- the LOC113772481 gene encoding F-box/LRR-repeat protein At4g14103-like isoform X2 encodes MGQQMRPAKMLKLLESGRRIPVMDGSEQQDVHAALNDEEGKDRISSLPDCILHYILSFLPTKEAVATGILARRWKDLWTAVPILDFDDSKLYSSHVNYWYPAEITRFMNFVERVLLLRDVSNIERFRLSCRVCFSASRVHAWISAAIRHNVKELDLCFFVDEPFLLPHRVFNCGSLSILNVEMNSIIQLPNSISCPGLKILHLGLVTFPDDISTQRLFSSCPVLEELAILDCDWINMRHISISIPSLRKLIIDDLPTFDSRDYCWGCEIKIDAGSLIFFKYSGYLSNDIHLIEVSSSVKALLHIPMVQEVQNPLMYSRLIKLFLELKNISSLGISGCTIESLFFREKMPNDLPAFQKLTRLELSMQLGVHSGGALMKFLLHLPNLESLNISKGLDPAMYLTEDDWTPKSAAKSFMSSLKTVVLRCFHGNSTEVCLLGYFLKHASSLERMIVFCHKSPLDDSKEQEDMKNELQSHPRVSEYCMIMFF; translated from the exons ATGGGGCAGCAAATGAGACCAGCCAAAATGCTAAAATTGCTTGAATCAG GCCGAAGAATTCCAGTCATGGATGGCTCAGAACAGCAAGATGTTCATGCTGCACTGAATGATGAGGAAGGGAAAGATAGAATCAGCAGTTTACCTGATTGCATTCTTCACTAtattctctcttttcttcctacCAAGGAGGCTGTAGCAACTGGCATACTAGCAAGGCGGTGGAAGGATCTTTGGACTGCTGTTCCAATTCTGGACTTTGATGATTCTAAGCTCTACTCAAGCCATGTGAACTATTGGTATCCAGCTGAGATCACAAGATTTATGAATTTTGTTGAGAGGGTGCTTCTACTTAGAGATGTATCAAACATTGAAAGGTTCCGACTTTCATGTCGTGTTTGCTTTAGTGCATCTCGTGTTCATGCGTGGATTTCAGCAGCTATCAGACATAATGTTAAAGAGCTTGATCTTTGTTTCTTTGTAGATGAACCTTTTCTATTGCCTCACCGTGTTTTTAACTGTGGATCACTCTCAATCTTAAATGTAGAAATGAACAGCATCATTCAGCTACCCAATAGCATCTCTTGTCCAGGCCTTAAAATCTTGCACTTGGGTCTTGTCACATTTCCTGATGATATATCAACTCAGAGGCTATTTTCCTCCTGCCCAGTGCTTGAAGAATTGGCTATCTTGGATTGTGATTGGATTAATATGAGACATATTTCCATCTCGATTCCCTCACTAAGGAAATTGATAATAGATGATTTGCCAACCTTTGATTCTAGAGATTACTGTTGGGGCTGTGAAATTAAAATTGATGCTGGAAGCCTCATATTCTTTAAGTACAGTGGTTATCTAAGTAATGATATTCATCTAATTGAGGTTTCATCTTCAGTCAAGGCATTACTTCACATTCCAATGGTGCAAGAAGTGCAAAACCCACTAATGTATTCTCGCCTTATCAAGCTCTTTCTTGAGCTGAAAAATATCAGTTCTTTGGGAATCTCTGGTTGCACCATTGAG TCCCTCTTTTTCCGTGAAAAGATGCCAAATGACCTCCCGGCATTTCAGAAGTTGACTCGTTTAGAGTTGAGCATGCAGCTTGGCGTACATTCTGGTGGAGCATTGATGAAATTTTTACTGCACTTGCCAAATTTGGAGTCTCTTAATATTTCTAAG GGACTTGATCCTGCCATGTACCTCACTGAAGATGATTGGACACCCAAATCAGCAGCTAAAAGTTTCATGTCTAGCCTCAAGACTGTGGTCCTCCGATGTTTTCATGGCAACAGTACTGAAGTTTGTCTGTTGGGATACTTCCTGAAACATGCATCTTCCTTGGAGAGAATGATTGTGTTTTGTCACAAGAGCCCTTTAGATGATTCAAAAGAGCAGGAAGACATGAAGAATGAGTTGCAATCACATCCAAGAGTATCAGAATACTGTATGATCATGTTTTTTTGA